A window of Lentibacillus sp. Marseille-P4043 contains these coding sequences:
- a CDS encoding endonuclease III domain-containing protein: MQSNYQLTYDMLFNHYGPQNWWPADTHFEMLIGSILVQNTNWRNANKALQKLKPYMDPELIDQLSAEELAQLIRSSGFFNIKAKRIKAFIGWFKNYHYDIDKIKKIDRWELRNELLNINGIGRETADVMLLYGFDKPIFVADAYARRIFYRMGYDMQTSYDGFRQQIEKDFPDDLQLYNEFHALLVEHAKQFCRVKPICETCPLANNCDQRLD, translated from the coding sequence TGCTATTCAACCATTATGGCCCACAAAACTGGTGGCCTGCTGATACACACTTTGAAATGTTAATCGGTTCCATACTTGTTCAAAATACGAATTGGCGAAATGCTAACAAGGCATTGCAAAAACTAAAGCCTTATATGGATCCTGAATTAATTGATCAATTGTCTGCAGAAGAGCTTGCGCAGCTTATCAGATCAAGTGGATTTTTCAATATAAAAGCCAAGCGTATAAAAGCATTTATTGGATGGTTTAAAAACTATCATTATGACATTGACAAAATTAAAAAGATAGATAGATGGGAATTGCGCAATGAACTGCTAAACATAAACGGCATTGGTCGGGAAACCGCTGATGTTATGCTACTTTATGGATTTGATAAACCCATATTTGTTGCTGATGCTTATGCAAGAAGGATTTTTTATCGAATGGGATATGATATGCAGACATCCTACGATGGATTTCGTCAGCAAATTGAGAAAGATTTTCCGGACGACTTACAATTATATAATGAATTTCATGCACTTTTAGTGGAACATGCGAAGCAATTTTGCAGGGTGAAACCGATATGTGAAACTTGTCCATTGGCAAATAATTGTGATCAAAGATTGGATTAA
- a CDS encoding DMT family transporter translates to MLKAYLWLTVCVVVWGSNFVFGKILVQDFSPTLLTSLRLFFIVFVLTGIALSKKHVKRLNKNDLLAILFLGIIGVFVNQWSFFVGLQTADPTTSALILATTPILTGFLAAIFLKEKITIRTLLGSVVAIIGIYLVVTKGDLTSINIDKGLIWIVVTMITFAIMIIITRVLSQRVDPLSITFYSNIVGFIVSIPFVFIIDRPMRISVAIPDWALLIGTAVIVHGIATLIWNNNIRHVDASKASILSNLEPFVAMIVGLLLLSKPVTGIELVGSVFIVGGVILSSYQRKKRQLVKNSE, encoded by the coding sequence ATGTTAAAAGCTTATTTGTGGCTTACTGTTTGTGTTGTCGTTTGGGGAAGTAATTTTGTATTTGGAAAGATATTAGTTCAAGATTTTTCCCCAACCCTGTTAACATCATTAAGACTATTCTTTATTGTATTTGTTTTAACTGGAATAGCGCTTTCTAAAAAGCATGTAAAACGACTAAATAAGAACGATTTACTTGCAATATTGTTTCTGGGAATTATTGGTGTTTTCGTTAATCAATGGTCTTTTTTTGTTGGTTTACAAACAGCTGATCCAACAACATCTGCATTAATTCTAGCAACAACGCCCATTTTAACCGGCTTTTTAGCTGCAATTTTTTTGAAGGAAAAAATAACGATACGTACATTGTTGGGTTCTGTCGTTGCGATTATAGGAATTTATTTGGTTGTTACAAAAGGAGACTTAACCTCTATAAACATTGATAAAGGCCTAATATGGATTGTAGTAACGATGATCACATTCGCCATAATGATTATTATAACTAGAGTTCTCTCTCAAAGGGTTGATCCACTTTCCATTACGTTCTATTCAAATATTGTCGGATTTATTGTCTCAATCCCTTTTGTTTTCATAATTGACCGTCCAATGCGAATAAGTGTCGCCATTCCTGATTGGGCTCTTCTAATTGGAACAGCCGTTATTGTCCATGGAATAGCTACCCTTATTTGGAATAACAACATTCGCCATGTTGACGCTTCAAAAGCATCAATTCTATCCAATTTAGAACCTTTTGTCGCCATGATTGTCGGATTACTTTTACTTTCCAAGCCGGTTACAGGAATAGAATTGGTAGGATCAGTCTTTATCGTGGGGGGAGTCATCCTTTCCAGCTATCAACGAAAAAAAAGACAATTGGTAAAGAACAGCGAGTAA
- a CDS encoding LysR family transcriptional regulator — protein sequence MNIEQLRYIAEVAKLGSLSVAQQLHITQSAISQSITNLEAELGVKIFNRSRLGATPTDMGYKIIKKALETLEKLEEIKLEADMSLNLVGGKLRLGTIPSPLMYLPKTLSSFKEDYPNIQIEIAEKASQAIIDDIKQDRLDIGLIGLSREGKEMRDEDIVFEIVLRGKMIAAASKQSPLAFTKSVTPQEIRNYLLVIYNDDRMWEFINDLTTQFGAADILFSTNNLDAIRNAVIENLAITIAPDYTVKNDPYARTGEIVPIEIANLEQDYPGMALVWSKTKSSTAIIRNFVSRLTSDMMELRNRS from the coding sequence ATGAATATCGAACAACTAAGATACATCGCGGAAGTCGCAAAATTGGGATCGCTTTCAGTGGCCCAGCAACTTCACATTACACAATCAGCTATAAGTCAGTCGATCACGAATCTAGAAGCTGAATTAGGTGTGAAAATTTTTAATCGCTCACGACTTGGGGCTACACCTACAGATATGGGCTATAAAATTATCAAGAAGGCTTTAGAAACATTGGAGAAACTGGAAGAAATAAAACTGGAAGCCGACATGAGTCTTAATTTGGTAGGTGGAAAATTAAGATTAGGAACAATTCCGAGTCCTTTGATGTACTTACCTAAGACGCTATCATCGTTTAAAGAAGATTATCCAAATATACAAATTGAGATTGCAGAAAAGGCATCACAAGCTATTATAGATGATATAAAACAAGATAGGCTTGATATTGGGCTAATTGGTTTGAGCAGAGAAGGGAAAGAAATGAGGGACGAAGACATTGTATTTGAAATTGTCTTACGTGGAAAAATGATAGCAGCTGCGAGCAAACAATCCCCGTTAGCCTTTACAAAATCAGTCACACCACAAGAAATTCGAAACTACTTGCTTGTTATCTACAATGATGATCGAATGTGGGAGTTTATCAACGATCTCACAACCCAATTCGGCGCTGCAGATATTTTGTTTTCGACCAATAATTTGGATGCTATTCGTAATGCTGTCATCGAAAATTTGGCAATCACAATAGCTCCCGATTATACGGTGAAAAACGATCCTTATGCTCGAACGGGAGAAATTGTACCAATCGAGATTGCTAATCTTGAACAAGATTATCCGGGAATGGCTTTGGTTTGGTCAAAAACAAAGAGTAGCACAGCCATTATTAGGAACTTTGTATCAAGGCTAACATCAGATATGATGGAACTTAGGAATCGTTCATAA